A region of Streptomyces sp. TG1A-60 DNA encodes the following proteins:
- a CDS encoding TetR/AcrR family transcriptional regulator, with translation MTRTATARRSRITPEREAELYAAVLDLLREVGYEALTMDAVAARTRSSKATLYRQWGGKAELVARAMRHNKPGPDITDIASVDTGSLRGDLHALVRSQDDGVMEQNTALMRGVAMAIHGNPDLLRAFRELIIEPEMREVHRLVQRAVDRGEVRADNQAIEYVLHMFVGAFVARDLIDELPPTQAFFASYLDAVVLPALGVPAD, from the coding sequence ATGACTCGGACCGCGACAGCGCGCCGCAGTCGGATCACGCCCGAGCGTGAGGCCGAGCTCTACGCGGCCGTGCTCGACCTGCTCCGGGAGGTCGGCTACGAGGCCCTGACCATGGACGCCGTGGCCGCCCGCACCCGGTCCAGCAAGGCCACCCTCTACCGCCAGTGGGGCGGCAAGGCGGAGCTGGTGGCGAGGGCGATGCGGCACAACAAGCCCGGCCCCGACATCACCGACATCGCCTCCGTCGACACCGGGTCCCTGCGGGGCGACCTGCACGCGCTGGTGAGGAGCCAGGACGACGGCGTCATGGAGCAGAACACCGCGCTGATGAGGGGCGTGGCCATGGCGATCCACGGAAATCCCGACCTCCTGAGAGCCTTCCGTGAGCTGATCATCGAGCCCGAGATGCGGGAGGTCCACCGCCTGGTGCAGCGTGCCGTCGACCGGGGAGAGGTTCGGGCGGACAACCAGGCCATCGAGTACGTGCTGCACATGTTCGTCGGCGCCTTCGTCGCGAGAGACCTCATCGACGAACTGCCGCCGACCCAGGCATTCTTCGCCTCGTATCTCGACGCCGTGGTCCTCCCCGCCCTCGGCGTGCCGGCCGACTGA
- a CDS encoding MMPL family transporter, whose product MAAFLYKLGRLAFRRRHFVALIWVALLTLAGVGAASAPTAGSSSFSVPGTEAQKAFDLLEQRYPGMSADGATARVVFKAPEGEKMADAAHKAAVEKTVEALGTGSEVSSVTDPFQTKSVSEDGTVAYAQVRYDVSGMELNDASKDALKDAAEDARDTGLTVELGGDALQAVPHTGAAEIIGIGIAAVVLVITFGSLVSAGLPLLTALIGVGIGVSAITALASALDLGSTTSTLAMMIGLAVGIDYALFIVSRYRAELAEGRDREEAAGRATGTAGSAVVFAGLTVVIALVGLAVVNIPMLTKMGVAAAGTVAIAVLIALTMVPALLGYAGRRVQSTGHKARWMGGGRAKAEEAQVKEGRAEEKAASVGARDASGERKAASVGAKDASAEEKPNTGTRWARFVVRKPVMVLLLGVVGLGAAAIPATSLELGLPDDGSQPTSTTQRRAYDLLSEGFGPGFNGPLMLVVDAKASDDPKAVVADVSDEVKDMRGVVSVTPATYNESGDTAMITVITDSKPSSVATEDVVHEIRDAGTATKAETDANILVTGATAMNIDVSQKLNDALVPYLILVVGLAFLLLIVVFRSILVPLKAALGFLLSVMAALGAVVAVFQWGWLADVVGVEETGPIMSMMPIFMVGVVFGLAMDYEVFLVTRMREAYVHGERPGQAVVTGFKHGARVVTAAAVIMMAVFAGFVGSSESMVKMIGFGLAVAVFFDAFIVRMALVPAVLALLGAKAWWLPKWLDRALPNVDVEGEGLRALDDASKSAAEDDEDREIVRA is encoded by the coding sequence GTGGCCGCATTCCTCTACAAGCTGGGCCGACTCGCCTTCCGGCGACGGCACTTCGTAGCCCTGATCTGGGTGGCACTGCTGACACTCGCGGGTGTCGGCGCCGCCTCCGCGCCCACCGCGGGCTCATCCTCCTTCTCCGTCCCCGGCACCGAGGCCCAGAAGGCCTTCGACCTGCTGGAACAGCGCTACCCCGGTATGAGCGCCGACGGAGCCACCGCGCGGGTCGTCTTCAAGGCGCCGGAGGGCGAGAAGATGGCCGACGCCGCCCACAAGGCGGCCGTCGAGAAGACCGTCGAGGCTCTGGGCACCGGCTCCGAGGTCAGCTCGGTCACCGACCCGTTCCAGACGAAGTCGGTCTCCGAGGACGGCACGGTCGCGTACGCCCAGGTGCGGTACGACGTCTCCGGCATGGAGCTGAACGACGCCTCCAAGGACGCCCTGAAGGACGCCGCCGAGGACGCCCGCGACACCGGGCTGACCGTCGAGCTCGGCGGTGACGCACTGCAGGCCGTCCCGCACACCGGCGCCGCCGAGATCATCGGCATCGGGATCGCCGCGGTGGTCCTCGTCATCACCTTCGGCTCGCTGGTCTCGGCCGGGCTGCCGCTGCTGACTGCCCTGATCGGCGTGGGCATAGGCGTCTCGGCGATCACCGCGCTGGCGAGCGCGCTGGACCTGGGCTCGACCACCTCGACCCTCGCCATGATGATCGGCCTCGCCGTCGGCATCGACTACGCCCTCTTCATCGTCTCCCGCTACCGCGCGGAACTGGCCGAGGGCCGCGACCGCGAGGAGGCCGCGGGCCGCGCCACCGGCACGGCCGGCTCCGCCGTGGTCTTCGCCGGCCTCACCGTCGTCATCGCCCTCGTCGGCCTCGCGGTCGTCAACATCCCGATGCTCACGAAGATGGGCGTCGCGGCGGCGGGCACGGTCGCCATCGCGGTCCTCATCGCCCTCACCATGGTCCCGGCGCTGCTCGGCTACGCGGGCAGGAGGGTCCAGTCGACGGGGCACAAGGCCCGCTGGATGGGCGGGGGCCGGGCCAAGGCGGAGGAAGCCCAGGTGAAGGAAGGCCGGGCGGAGGAGAAGGCAGCCTCGGTGGGGGCGAGGGATGCCTCAGGGGAGCGGAAGGCAGCTTCGGTGGGGGCGAAGGACGCCTCGGCGGAGGAGAAGCCCAACACGGGTACGCGCTGGGCCCGTTTCGTCGTCCGCAAGCCCGTGATGGTGCTCCTCCTCGGTGTGGTGGGCCTCGGCGCCGCCGCGATCCCGGCGACCTCACTCGAACTCGGCCTGCCCGACGACGGCTCCCAGCCGACCTCCACGACCCAGCGCCGCGCCTACGACCTCCTCTCGGAGGGCTTCGGCCCCGGCTTCAACGGGCCCCTGATGCTGGTGGTCGACGCGAAGGCCTCGGACGACCCGAAGGCCGTCGTGGCCGACGTGTCCGACGAGGTCAAGGACATGAGGGGCGTCGTCTCGGTCACCCCGGCGACGTACAACGAGTCCGGTGACACGGCGATGATCACGGTCATCACCGACTCCAAGCCGTCGTCCGTGGCGACCGAGGACGTCGTCCACGAGATCCGCGACGCGGGCACCGCCACCAAGGCGGAAACGGACGCGAACATCCTGGTCACGGGCGCGACGGCGATGAACATCGACGTCTCCCAGAAGCTCAACGACGCCCTGGTCCCGTATCTGATCCTGGTGGTCGGCCTCGCCTTCCTCCTCCTGATCGTCGTCTTCCGCTCGATCCTGGTCCCCCTGAAGGCGGCCCTCGGCTTCCTGCTCTCGGTGATGGCGGCCCTCGGCGCGGTCGTCGCGGTCTTCCAGTGGGGCTGGCTGGCGGACGTCGTGGGCGTCGAGGAGACCGGCCCGATCATGTCGATGATGCCGATCTTCATGGTGGGTGTCGTCTTCGGTCTCGCCATGGACTACGAGGTCTTCCTCGTGACCCGGATGCGCGAGGCGTACGTCCACGGCGAGCGCCCCGGCCAGGCCGTCGTCACCGGCTTCAAGCACGGCGCGAGGGTCGTGACCGCCGCCGCGGTCATCATGATGGCCGTCTTCGCCGGCTTCGTCGGGTCCAGCGAGTCGATGGTCAAGATGATCGGCTTCGGCCTCGCCGTCGCCGTCTTCTTCGACGCGTTCATCGTCCGTATGGCCCTCGTCCCGGCCGTCCTCGCCCTCCT